From one Bacteroidota bacterium genomic stretch:
- a CDS encoding tetratricopeptide repeat protein has translation MSEEKKQGIEIAESIDKAEAYVHENKKSLSIIGGVIVAVILAYFGYNQFIVKPQEENARNDMFFAEQYFAQDSFALAINGDGSYPGFQEIVENYSSAPSGNLAQYYLGMSLLQKGEYENAIETLKNYDAEDDITGALALGGIAGAYVELNQLDEALSFYKKAADWDENNFSKPLFLMRMGFVNEQKKDYASAIEIYNQIKQDYPLSSEARDIDKYIGRASALGGINPAE, from the coding sequence ATGTCGGAAGAGAAAAAACAAGGTATTGAAATCGCTGAAAGCATAGATAAAGCAGAAGCGTACGTTCATGAAAACAAGAAAAGTTTAAGCATTATTGGCGGCGTAATCGTTGCGGTAATACTTGCTTACTTTGGATACAATCAATTTATTGTAAAGCCACAGGAAGAAAATGCTCGGAATGACATGTTCTTTGCTGAACAATATTTTGCGCAAGACAGTTTCGCACTCGCTATAAATGGAGATGGCTCCTATCCCGGCTTTCAGGAAATCGTTGAAAACTACAGTTCAGCTCCTTCCGGAAATCTTGCTCAATATTACCTTGGCATGAGTCTCTTGCAAAAAGGTGAATATGAAAATGCGATTGAAACATTAAAAAATTACGATGCAGAAGATGATATCACCGGTGCATTGGCGCTTGGTGGAATTGCCGGAGCATATGTTGAATTAAATCAACTGGATGAAGCACTCTCTTTTTACAAGAAAGCTGCAGATTGGGATGAAAATAATTTCAGCAAGCCACTCTTCCTCATGAGAATGGGATTCGTGAATGAGCAGAAGAAGGATTATGCTTCTGCCATTGAAATTTACAATCAGATCAAACAAGATTATCCTTTAAGCTCTGAAGCAAGAGATATTGATAAATATATTGGCAGAGCAAGTGCTTTAGGAGGAATTAATCCGGCAGAATAA
- a CDS encoding low molecular weight phosphotyrosine protein phosphatase encodes MNILMVCLGNICRSPLAEGIMIEKLRKAGKNYFVDSAGTGGWHSGESPDQRSITIAAKHDIAIDHQRARKIHIDDFKRFDLVLAMDSSVYHDLIKIAPPESQNKVQLFLKYAGMGDRDVPDPWYGEAEDFRKVFDLIDTACENIAHKLLTNNS; translated from the coding sequence ATGAATATTCTAATGGTTTGCCTTGGCAATATTTGCAGGTCCCCGCTGGCAGAAGGAATAATGATAGAGAAACTCCGGAAAGCCGGAAAAAACTACTTCGTGGATTCAGCGGGTACCGGTGGATGGCATTCTGGAGAATCTCCTGATCAGCGATCGATTACAATCGCTGCAAAGCATGATATTGCGATAGATCATCAAAGAGCCCGGAAAATCCATATCGACGACTTTAAACGCTTTGATTTAGTCCTTGCTATGGACAGTAGTGTTTACCACGATTTAATAAAAATAGCGCCTCCGGAATCCCAAAATAAGGTACAACTCTTTCTAAAATATGCCGGTATGGGTGACCGCGATGTGCCTGATCCCTGGTACGGTGAGGCAGAAGATTTCCGGAAGGTTTTTGACCTGATTGATACGGCCTGTGAAAATATTGCTCATAAACTATTGACTAATAATAGTTAA
- the dnaA gene encoding chromosomal replication initiator protein DnaA — MPSAGMQKEKDSVIKEKSSDQIWENCLKLIKDNVNPQNFKTWFEPIKAVKLDQNTLTIEVPSQFVYEWLEEHYIGLLRKTVKRELGPEGRLEYSILMETSSQNTKPYTVKIPAKGNNGLKNPSVTIPQQISGGIRNPFIIPGLKKIDIDSQLNSNYSFENLVEGDCNRLARSAGYAVAQKPGGTSFNPLLIYGGVGLGKTHLAHAIGIEIKNNFPGQTVLYVPSEKFMHQFVDSVKNNSQNDFVHFYQMMDVLIIDDIQFFAGKEKTQDVFFHIFNHLHQNNKQIILTCDKPPVDLQGMEQRLLSRFKWGLAADLQIPDLETRIAILKKKMYVDGIELSNEITEYIALSITNNIRELEGALISIIAQASLNKKPITIELAKQMIDKFVKNTVHEISIDYIQKIVCDYFELPLEVLKSKTRKREVVQARQLAMYFSKQFTKSSLSNIGMHCGGKDHATVLHACRTVNNLIDTDKKFKAQVVDLQKRINLSR; from the coding sequence ATGCCTTCTGCAGGTATGCAAAAAGAAAAGGATTCTGTAATTAAAGAAAAATCAAGTGACCAGATATGGGAAAACTGTTTGAAATTAATAAAAGACAATGTAAATCCACAAAATTTTAAGACCTGGTTTGAACCCATTAAGGCGGTCAAGCTCGATCAGAATACTTTAACCATTGAAGTACCCAGCCAATTTGTATATGAATGGCTGGAAGAGCATTACATTGGCTTACTGCGAAAAACAGTGAAGAGGGAATTAGGTCCTGAAGGCCGGTTGGAGTATTCTATTTTGATGGAAACCTCCTCTCAAAACACTAAACCTTACACGGTTAAGATTCCTGCCAAGGGCAACAATGGTTTAAAGAATCCTTCTGTAACTATTCCTCAGCAAATCAGTGGTGGAATCAGAAATCCATTCATCATTCCCGGTCTGAAAAAGATTGATATTGATTCTCAACTCAATTCCAATTACTCCTTTGAAAATCTGGTAGAAGGTGATTGCAACAGACTCGCAAGATCAGCAGGTTATGCAGTAGCGCAGAAGCCGGGTGGTACTTCTTTTAATCCACTCCTTATATATGGTGGTGTAGGACTTGGTAAAACACATCTTGCCCACGCGATTGGTATCGAGATAAAAAACAATTTTCCCGGTCAAACGGTGCTGTATGTTCCGAGTGAAAAGTTCATGCATCAGTTTGTTGATTCTGTGAAGAATAACAGTCAGAATGACTTCGTTCATTTTTATCAGATGATGGATGTGCTGATCATTGATGATATTCAGTTCTTTGCGGGAAAGGAAAAAACACAGGATGTATTCTTCCATATTTTCAATCATTTACATCAAAACAACAAACAAATTATTCTTACTTGCGATAAGCCTCCTGTAGATTTACAAGGGATGGAGCAACGCCTGCTTTCTCGCTTTAAATGGGGTCTTGCAGCTGATCTTCAGATTCCGGATCTGGAAACCCGCATTGCGATTTTAAAGAAGAAAATGTATGTGGATGGTATTGAACTATCCAATGAGATTACCGAATATATTGCACTGAGCATCACTAATAATATACGTGAACTGGAAGGTGCTTTGATTTCGATTATCGCTCAGGCTTCACTCAATAAGAAGCCGATTACCATTGAACTTGCCAAGCAAATGATTGACAAGTTTGTAAAAAATACTGTCCACGAAATTTCCATCGATTATATTCAGAAAATCGTATGTGATTATTTCGAACTTCCTCTTGAAGTCCTGAAATCAAAAACACGTAAACGAGAAGTCGTTCAGGCCCGTCAGTTGGCGATGTATTTCAGTAAGCAATTTACCAAATCTTCTCTTTCCAATATTGGAATGCATTGCGGTGGTAAAGACCATGCTACCGTGCTTCACGCCTGCAGAACGGTAAACAACCTCATTGATACTGATAAAAAGTTCAAAGCGCAGGTTGTTGATCTTCAGAAAAGAATTAATCTCTCCCGATAA
- a CDS encoding metallophosphatase, whose translation MADLSGYSRRTFLSQSLKALLLAGIGGISTNVLALQGWKKLTVLHTNDTHSRIDPFPDNDPKFPGMGGVYRRMNLIEEIRNEGHPVLLLDSGDIFQGTPYFNLFGGEVELKAMSAMKYDAATFGNHDFDNGVEGLVKQMPHANFPFINSNYIFENTPLDGKVEKFRIFERVGIKVGVFGLGIELKGLVEERLTKNIIFTDPVPSANSTAHHLKKNLNCDLVICLSHLGYKYDHTKISDESLAMNTKNIDLILGGHTHTFLDSPAIVKNTEQKNVLIAQTGWGGIRMGRIDFLFGEKGQKITHTSSTVKISKKSI comes from the coding sequence ATGGCAGACTTGTCAGGATACAGTAGAAGGACATTTCTCAGTCAATCTTTAAAGGCATTGCTGCTCGCCGGCATTGGAGGAATCAGCACGAATGTATTGGCCCTTCAGGGGTGGAAAAAGCTCACGGTATTACATACTAACGATACGCATAGCCGAATAGATCCATTTCCTGACAATGATCCGAAATTTCCGGGGATGGGCGGCGTTTACAGACGGATGAACCTCATCGAAGAAATAAGAAACGAAGGCCATCCGGTGCTGTTGCTGGACAGTGGAGATATTTTTCAGGGGACTCCCTATTTTAATCTATTTGGCGGAGAGGTGGAATTAAAGGCCATGAGCGCCATGAAATATGATGCTGCTACATTTGGGAATCATGATTTCGATAATGGCGTGGAAGGGCTGGTAAAGCAAATGCCGCATGCCAATTTTCCATTTATCAATTCAAATTATATTTTCGAAAATACACCCTTAGACGGAAAAGTAGAAAAATTTCGTATATTTGAGAGGGTCGGAATCAAAGTGGGAGTCTTCGGCCTGGGAATAGAACTTAAAGGACTTGTTGAAGAACGTCTTACAAAAAACATTATCTTCACAGACCCTGTTCCCTCAGCCAACTCCACCGCCCACCATTTGAAAAAAAACCTCAACTGCGATCTTGTCATTTGTCTTTCCCACCTGGGTTACAAATATGACCATACAAAAATTAGTGATGAATCCCTAGCCATGAACACAAAAAATATTGATTTAATTCTGGGTGGACATACCCATACCTTTCTTGATTCTCCTGCTATAGTAAAAAATACCGAACAAAAAAACGTGCTGATTGCACAAACCGGCTGGGGAGGTATACGAATGGGAAGAATTGACTTTTTGTTTGGGGAGAAGGGTCAAAAAATCACGCATACTTCCTCTACAGTAAAAATTTCTAAAAAGTCAATATGA
- a CDS encoding 5'-nucleotidase C-terminal domain-containing protein gives MKVSLQHYIFYIVVGILLQGCHPKKLIYTTSNQQYIFSDPSNNHIDTENMSFISSYSDSLKKTMNTILAISAQAMVKELPEGLLGNYCADACLHQVERICKQENYPTPDFLFLNHGGLRASLPRGKITIGNVYEVMPFENELVVLTMNGTDADSVLQHIASMGGAPVSGVRFSIDGKRAKDITVNGTALSATKIYHVATSDYLANGGDGFSVLKKFTERKILSLKVREALLLDLKNYGMTGDSIIIQKDGRLVRIQ, from the coding sequence ATGAAGGTGTCTTTGCAGCATTATATATTTTACATTGTGGTGGGCATACTACTTCAAGGATGCCATCCCAAAAAGCTAATCTACACCACCTCCAACCAACAATATATTTTTTCTGACCCTTCAAATAATCATATTGACACCGAAAATATGAGTTTTATCAGTTCTTACTCGGACAGTCTGAAAAAGACGATGAATACCATACTCGCAATTTCTGCGCAGGCTATGGTGAAAGAATTACCGGAAGGACTGCTTGGAAATTATTGCGCAGATGCTTGTCTGCACCAGGTCGAGCGCATTTGCAAGCAAGAGAATTATCCAACTCCCGACTTCCTCTTTCTAAACCATGGAGGCTTAAGGGCTTCATTGCCCCGGGGTAAAATCACCATTGGCAATGTATATGAGGTCATGCCCTTTGAAAATGAACTGGTCGTGCTCACGATGAATGGAACCGATGCCGATAGTGTGTTGCAACATATTGCATCCATGGGAGGAGCACCTGTTTCCGGTGTTCGGTTTTCCATCGACGGAAAGCGTGCAAAGGATATCACTGTAAATGGAACCGCATTATCTGCCACAAAAATTTACCATGTTGCAACATCTGATTATCTGGCAAATGGCGGAGATGGATTCAGTGTTTTAAAAAAATTTACTGAAAGAAAAATACTATCTTTGAAAGTACGGGAAGCGCTCCTTCTCGACCTCAAAAATTACGGAATGACCGGTGATTCTATAATTATTCAAAAAGATGGCAGACTTGTCAGGATACAGTAG
- a CDS encoding acyl-CoA thioesterase, with product MFKTETTIRVRYAETDRMNYVYYGNYASYFEVARVEALRGIGISYKKMEEEGFLLPVYEYNVKYFKPAFYDDVLLIKTCIPVMPLVRIVVNYEIYNDSSEKICEAHTTLVFMSSETNKPCKAPEEFLSKLRNYF from the coding sequence ATGTTTAAAACCGAGACTACTATAAGAGTTCGTTATGCTGAAACGGATCGCATGAATTATGTTTATTATGGTAATTACGCTTCATATTTTGAGGTAGCCCGAGTGGAAGCATTGCGAGGAATTGGAATAAGCTATAAAAAAATGGAAGAGGAAGGTTTTCTGTTGCCCGTTTATGAGTACAATGTTAAGTACTTTAAGCCGGCCTTTTATGATGATGTGCTACTTATTAAAACTTGTATTCCGGTAATGCCTTTGGTTCGAATAGTTGTTAATTATGAAATTTACAATGATTCATCAGAGAAAATTTGCGAGGCGCATACAACGTTGGTTTTTATGAGTAGTGAAACGAATAAGCCCTGTAAAGCTCCTGAGGAATTTCTGTCAAAACTCAGAAATTATTTCTAA
- a CDS encoding M20/M25/M40 family metallo-hydrolase, whose product MQLLKNLCGIHAPSGDEELMHAFLIEYIQSKMCSWVQQPLVVHGEDFQHCIVLVFGKPRTAVYAHMDNIGFHVRYDRELVKIGGPKTVSGYKLAGTDSKGYVECELHVNEEDNSLSYQNSRLIDSGTALSFKMNFREDNQWVQSCYLDNRLGVYVALKLAETMEDGIIVFSCWEEHGGGSVPYLTKYIWENYKIRQALIADITWVTNGVQPGKGVAVSLRDSGIPRRIFINKILRLLKDENIPHQLEVESAGGSDGNEIQKQPYPIDWCFIGAPEDFVHSPDEKVNKSDIDAMLKAYTMLMKEL is encoded by the coding sequence ATGCAACTCCTTAAGAATCTTTGCGGAATTCATGCGCCCAGTGGTGATGAAGAATTGATGCACGCCTTTTTGATAGAATACATTCAATCCAAAATGTGCAGTTGGGTACAGCAGCCGTTGGTAGTACATGGTGAAGATTTCCAGCATTGCATTGTACTCGTATTTGGAAAACCCAGAACCGCCGTTTATGCTCATATGGACAATATTGGTTTCCACGTGAGATATGACCGGGAACTGGTAAAGATAGGTGGTCCGAAAACGGTGAGTGGGTACAAGCTGGCAGGTACCGATTCGAAAGGTTACGTGGAATGTGAGTTGCATGTGAATGAGGAGGACAATAGTCTCAGTTATCAAAACAGCCGGCTCATCGATAGTGGTACTGCACTTAGCTTTAAGATGAATTTCAGAGAAGACAATCAATGGGTACAAAGTTGTTATCTGGATAATCGATTGGGTGTATATGTTGCATTAAAGCTGGCGGAAACGATGGAAGATGGCATCATCGTTTTCAGTTGCTGGGAAGAACATGGAGGCGGTTCTGTCCCCTATCTCACCAAATACATCTGGGAAAATTATAAAATCCGACAAGCCCTCATTGCTGACATTACCTGGGTGACGAATGGAGTACAGCCTGGGAAAGGTGTTGCTGTTTCCTTGAGGGACTCCGGGATACCGAGAAGAATTTTTATCAATAAAATATTACGTCTTTTAAAAGATGAAAACATCCCCCATCAACTGGAAGTAGAAAGTGCGGGAGGCAGTGATGGCAACGAAATACAGAAGCAACCCTACCCCATTGACTGGTGTTTTATTGGTGCACCCGAAGATTTTGTACATAGTCCGGATGAAAAAGTGAATAAGTCCGATATTGATGCTATGCTAAAAGCTTATACGATGTTAATGAAAGAATTATAG
- a CDS encoding YigZ family protein, whose product MLFEDTYHTIQSAAASEVRERGSRFLGLSYPVKSEEEVKALLQKVKKEHPQANHHCYAFRLTTDPTVFRFSDDREPSGSAGKPILGAIQSKGLTDILIVVVRYFGGTLLGVPGLISAYRSAAAQVIEQSTIIEQTINDSFVLTFPYELINEVHHLLKFFPLQIKKQDYSQPCTIIFDIRKKFSPDFEKKFKEHPKLSYQSTLEPI is encoded by the coding sequence ATGTTATTTGAAGATACCTATCATACCATTCAGTCTGCTGCCGCTTCAGAAGTCCGTGAACGGGGAAGTCGTTTTCTTGGACTGAGTTATCCGGTGAAGTCGGAGGAAGAAGTAAAAGCCCTGCTTCAAAAAGTAAAGAAAGAACATCCGCAAGCCAACCATCATTGCTATGCATTTCGTCTGACCACCGATCCCACAGTATTCCGTTTCAGCGATGACAGGGAGCCTTCGGGATCTGCAGGGAAACCTATTCTGGGTGCCATTCAATCGAAAGGGTTAACCGATATTCTCATTGTAGTGGTCAGGTATTTCGGTGGAACTTTATTGGGTGTACCCGGATTAATCTCCGCTTACAGATCGGCTGCCGCTCAGGTCATTGAACAATCTACCATTATTGAACAGACCATCAACGATAGCTTTGTTCTGACTTTTCCTTATGAGCTGATCAACGAAGTACATCATCTTTTAAAATTTTTTCCGCTACAAATTAAAAAGCAGGATTACAGCCAGCCGTGTACGATCATTTTCGATATTCGCAAAAAATTCAGCCCCGACTTCGAGAAGAAATTCAAAGAACATCCGAAGCTCAGCTATCAATCTACGCTTGAACCTATTTAA